A region of Silurus meridionalis isolate SWU-2019-XX chromosome 13, ASM1480568v1, whole genome shotgun sequence DNA encodes the following proteins:
- the LOC124395817 gene encoding extracellular calcium-sensing receptor-like, with the protein MVFAIEEINNRTDILPGIKLGYKIYDSCGSVEMAVRASLSLVNGHRENTTLMSCLKPETVQAIIAETASTPTIAISATMGPLYIPVISHFATCACLSNKKKHPSFFRTVPSDYYQSRALAKLVRHFGWTWVGALCSDNDYGNNGMNTFISAAKEEGICVEFSEAFFRTDTIEKILRIVDVIKTATSKVIVAFISYSDMEVLLKELALQNITGFQWIGSESWISDLNMATAEWQPILKGSMGFAIPKAKINGLGEFLTKLDPASGVDLYKKLWETIFECELPTTENVGMKEMCKGNEKLIEVQNQYTDVSEQQIANNVYKAVYAVAYALHNSYGCSNGYSGQEGSTVCTNRADTQQPWHVLNELKKLHFTTSAGEDVFFDENGDPAARYDLLNWQQGDNGKTVFVKVGFYDASLQTKHQLSFNNISIAWAHSKPQVPVSVCSESCFPGTRKAVQKGRPICCYDCIPCAEGEISNITDSLTCIKCPPDLWSNDKKDNCVLKLVEFLSFDEIMGIILVLFSLLGVSFTIAIAVIFFTYKDTPIVKANNSELSFLLLFSLTLCFLCSLTFIGRPSEWSCMLRHTAFGITFVLCISCVLGKTVVVLMAFRATLPGSNVMKWFGPLQQRLSVLALTLIQVLICVLWLTASPPFPYKNMNYYKEKIILECNVGSAIGFWAVLGYIGVLALLCFILAFLARKLPDNFNEAKFITFSMLIFCAVWITFIPAYVSSPGKFTVAVEIFAILASSFGLLFCIFLPKCYIIVLKPEKNTKKQVIGKTSVK; encoded by the exons ATGGTATTTGCCATCGAGGAAATCAACAACAGAACTGATATTCTTCCTGGGATTAAACTGGGTTATAAAATCTATGATTCTTGTGGATCAGTAGAAATGGCTGTAAGAGCTTCCTTGTCATTAGTCAATGGCCATAGAGAAAATACAACTTTAATGTCTTGCCTCAAGCCTGAAACAGTTCAAGCAATCATTGCAGAGACAGCGTCAACCCCAACTATTGCCATCTCTGCTACAATGGGACCTTTATACATACCTGTG ATTAGCCACTTTGCAACATGTGCATGTCTGAGCAACAAAAAGAAACACCCATCTTTCTTTAGAACTGTTCCCAGTGATTATTACCAGAGCAGAGCTTTGGCTAAGTTGGTCAGGCATTTCGGCTGGACCTGGGTAGGGGCTTTATGCAGTGATAATGACTATGGGAACAATGGCATGAACACCTTTATTAGTGCAGCCAAAGAGGAGGGAATTTGTGTTGAATTTTCTGAGGCATTCTTCCGAACAGACACCATTGAAAAAATTCTAAGAATAGTTGATGTCATAAAGACTGCAACCTCCAAAGTTATTGTAGCTTTTATTTCCTATTCTGATATGGAGGTCCTTCTTAAGGAATTGGCCTTGCAGAACATCACTGGGTTTCAGTGGATTGGAAGTGAGTCCTGGATCTCTGACTTGAACATGGCAACTGCTGAATGGCAGCCTATTTTAAAAGGATCGATGGGTTTTGCCATTCCAAAAGCTAAAATCAATGGCCTTGGGGAATTTCTGACTAAACTTGATCCTGCTTCTGGTGTAGATCTTTACAAAAAGTTGTGGGAGACCATATTCGAATGTGAACTACCCACAACAGAAAATGTGGGGATGAAGGAAATGTGCAAAGGCAATGAAAAACTAATTGAAGTGCAGAACCAGTACACAGATGTTTCAGAACAACAAATCGCAAATAATGTATACAAGGCTGTGTATGCTGTGGCTTATGCCCTGCATAACAGTTATGGTTGTTCTAATGGATACAGTGGACAAGAAGGTTCTACTGTGTGCACAAACCGAGCAGATACCCAACAACCATGGCAT GTTCTCAATGAGCTGAAGAAACTCCATTTCACTACTAGCGCAGGAGAGGATGTATTCTTCGATGAGAATGGAGACCCAGCAGCAAGGTATGATTTGCTGAACTGGCAGCAAGGTGACAATGGTAAAACAGTGTTTGTTAAAGTGGGTTTCTATGATGCttctttacaaacaaaacatcagCTGTCATTTAACAACATCAGCATTGCCTGGGCCCACAGTAAACCGCAG GTGCCAGTCTCCGTGTGCAGTGAGAGTTGTTTCCCTGGTACCAGGAAGGCTGTGCAGAAAGGCAGACCAATCTGCTGTTATGACTGTATACCATGCGCAGAAGGGGAAATCAGCAATATAACAG attCTCTTACTTGCATCAAGTGCCCACCTGAtctgtggtctaatgacaaGAAAGATAACTGTGTCTTAAAGTTGGTGGAATTCCTGTCATTTGATGAAATAATGGGGATCATTcttgtgttgttttctttgttagGAGTATCTTTCACCATTGCCATTGCTGTCATTTTCTTTACGTACAAGGACACACCAATTGTTAAAGCAAATAATTCAGAACTGAGCTTCTTGTTGCTCTTCTCACTGACTCTGTGTTTCCTTTGTTCACTAACGTTCATTGGACGGCCCTCTGAGTGGTCCTGTATGCTGCGGCACACAGCGTTTGGGATCACCTTCGTCCTCTGTATCTCCTGCGTTCTGGGGAAAACAGTTGTGGTCCTAATGGCCTTCAGAGCTACACTTCCAGGCAGCAATGTCATGAAATGGTTTGGGCCTCTACAGCAGAGACTCAGTGTACTTGCATTAACTCTAATACAGGTCCTTATTTGTGTACTTTGGTTAACAGCTTCACCTCCTTTCCCCTACAAGAACATGAACTACTACAAGGAAAAGATCATATTAGAGTGTAATGTAGGTTCAGCTATAGGTTTCTGGGCCGTGCTGGGTTATATAGGAGTTCTGgctcttttatgttttattttggcttttctgGCCCGGAAGCTACCTGACAATTTCAATGAAGCAAAATTCATCACATTCAGCATGCTGATATTCTGTGCAGTGTGGATCACCTTTATTCCAGCTTATGTCAGCTCTCCTGGAAAATTCACTGTAGCTGTGGAGATCTTTGCCATTTTAGCCTCCAGTTTTGGTTTACTATTTTGCATATTTCTCCCAAAGTGTTATATAATCGTACTAAAACCAGAGAAAAACACTAAAAAGCAAGTGATAGGGAAAACATCTGTTAAGTGA
- the LOC124395924 gene encoding extracellular calcium-sensing receptor-like: MLLFQLLFMVLLCQAQEPVCRVHSHIEQPELYADGDLIIGGIFSFRTGQDGYTDSFTHMPAVRPCRDFNFREFQFAQTMIFAVEEINKNPDLLPGVSLGYRIYDNCGSMDVLRSALALVSANLSSTVNTTCTTQTAQAIIGHSGSTPTIAIARTIGQFQIPVISHFASCACLSNRKDFPSFFRTIPSDYYQSRALAQLMRHFGWTWVGTISNRNDYGLNGIAMFLMAAHEEGVCIEYSAAFEITSPHDIIVQIVDIIKESTSKVIIAFMSHREIKILVEELDKQNITGLQWIGSDAWITDNSFTEALGHMSLIGSIGFSVPKVTIPELGSFLEKVNPSQFPNSRFIRDFWETVFNCSLSPREGWRTCDGSEHLKDVKNSFTDVSDLRFTNNVYKAVYALGYALHTLVSCKQNNSTFSNSECTDYSQIKPWEVLNSLQNVNFTTLRGENVFFSKNGDLPAKYELINLQGFSEGTSKVVTVGYYDASLPKDQQLTLNGVPIVWKAGNKIVPVSVCSESCPPGTRRAVQKRRPVCCFDCIPCAPGEISNATDSLNCLKCPVLYWSNTKGDACIPKEVEFLSYKDIMGILLAAFCLIGVLFTVLTIFIFYYNKNTPIVRANNSGLSFLLLFSLTLCFLSSLTFIGQPSNWSCMLRHTVFGITFVLCISCVLGKTIVVLMAFRATLPGSNIMKWFGPLQQRLSVVAFTIIQVLICALWLTISPPFPYMNMNYYQEKILLECSLGSTIGFWAVLGYIGFLAGLCFALAFVARKLPDHFNEAKFITFSMLIFCAVWITFIPAYVSSPGKFTVAVEIFAILASSYSLLFCIFVPKCYVILLKPEMNTKKQLMGKIK, translated from the exons ATGCTTCTCTTTCAGCTCCTCTTTATGGTTTTGCTTTGTCAGGCACAAGAGCCTGTGTGCCGGGTACACAGTCACATCGAGCAGCCTGAACTTTATGCAGACGGAGATCTCATTATTGGAGGTATTTTTTCATTTCGCACTGGACAAGATGGCTACACAGACAGTTTTACGCACATGCCGGCAGTGCGCCCATGCAGGGa CTTTAATTTCAGGGAATTCCAGTTTGCACAGACAATGATATTTGCTGTGGAAGAAATTAACAAAAATCCCGACCTTTTACCTGGAGTTTCTCTGGGATACAGAATATACGATAACTGTGGATCTATGGATGTACTTAGATCTGCACTGGCTTTGGTAAGTGCTAATCTAAGCTCTACAGTAAATACAACATGTACAACCCAAACAGCCCAAGCTATTATTGGTCATTCTGGGTCAACACCAACTATCGCCATTGCAAGGACTATTGGACAGTTCCAAATACCAGTG ATCAGTCACTTTGCGTCCTGTGCTTGCCTAAGCAACAGAAAAGATTTCCCCTCCTTCTTCAGAACAATCCCCAGTGATTATTACCAGAGCAGAGCACTGGCTCAGTTAATGAGACACTTTGGCTGGACCTGGGTAGGAACCATAAGCAACAGAAACGACTATGGTCTGAATGGCATTGCGATGTTTCTAATGGCCGCCCATGAAGAGGGTGTGTGTATTGAGTATTCTGCAGCTTTTGAGATCACCAGCCCGCATGACATCATAGTCCAAATAGTTGACATTATCAAAGAGTCCACGTCGAAAGTAATAATAGCGTTCATGTCTCACAGAGAGATTAAGATTTTGGTGGAGGAGTTAGACAAGCAGAATATTACTGGACTGCAGTGGATCGGCAGCGATGCCTGGATCACGGATAACTCCTTCACAGAAGCCTTAGGACATATGTCTTTAATCGGCTCCATTGGTTTTAGTGTGCCCAAAGTTACAATTCCTGAATTGGGCTCTTTTTTGGAAAAAGTGAATCCCTCACAATTCCCCAACAGCAGGTTTATTAGGGACTTTTGGGAAACTGTGTTTAACTGCTCGCTGAGTCCCAGGGAAGGCTGGAGGACCTGTGATGGCTCTGAGCAtttaaaagatgtaaaaaacTCTTTTACTGATGTATCAGATCTGAGATTCACAAACAATGTCTATAAGGCTGTATATGCATTGGGATATGCACTACACACTTTGGTTTCTTGTAAGCAGAATAACAGTACATTTTCAAATTCAGAATGTACAGATTATTCCCAAATAAAGCCTTGGGAG GTCCTGAATTCCTTGCAGAATGTAAATTTCACTACACTTCGaggagaaaatgtattttttagcaAAAATGGAGATTTACCAGCAAAATATGAGTTAATTAATCTGCAGGGGTTTTCTGAAGGAACCTCAAAAGTAGTAACAGTAGGCTACTATGATGCATCTTTGCCTAAAGACCAGCAGCTTACTTTGAATGGAGTTCCAATTGTCTGGAAAGCAGGAAACAAAATA GTACCGGTGTCTGTCTGCAGTGAGAGTTGTCCCCCAGGTACTAGAAGAGCTGTTCAGAAAAGGAGGCCTGTCTGTTGCTTTGATTGTATACCATGTGCTCCAGGAGAAATTAGCAATGCAACAG ATTCACTTAACTGCTTGAAATGCCCAGTGCTGTATTGGTCAAACACAAAAGGAGATGCCTGTATTCCAAAAGAAGTTGAATTTCTCTCATACAAAGATATAATGGGAATATTGCTGGCAGCTTTTTGTTTGATTGGGGTCTTGTTTACTGTTCTgactatatttattttctactaCAATAAAAATACTCCTATAGTTCGGGCCAACAACTCTGGGCTAAGCTTTCTGCTCCTCTTCTCTCttactctgtgttttctgtcttcACTTACCTTCATTGGTCAGCCCTCAAATTGGTCCTGTATGCTGCGCCACACAGTGTTTGGAATCACCTTCGTCCTGTGCATCTCATGTGTTCTGGGCAAAACAATAGTGGTGTTAATGGCGTTCAGAGCTACACTTCCAGGCAGCAATATCATGAAATGGTTTGGGCCTCTACAGCAGAGACTCAGTGTAGTTGCATTTACCATTATACAAGTTCTAATTTGTGCACTTTGGTTAACAATATCCCCTCCTTTCCCCTACATGAATATGAATTATTACCAAGAAAAAATCTTGTTAGAGTGCAGTTTGGGTTCCACTATAGGTTTCTGGGCCGTATTGGGTTACATAGGTTTTCTTGCTGGATTATGTTTTGCTTTGGCTTTTGTTGCACGAAAGTTGCCTGATCATTTCAATGAAGCAAAATTTATCACATTTAGCATGCTCATATTCTGTGCAGTGTGGATCACCTTTATCCCAGCTTACGTCAGCTCTCCGGGAAAGTTTACAGTAGCTGTGGAGATCTTTGCCATTTTAGCATCAAGTTACAGtttgcttttttgtatttttgttccAAAATGCTATGTGATTTTACTGAAGCCTGAAATGAACACTAAAAAGCAATTAATGGGAAAGATCAAATGA
- the LOC124395926 gene encoding extracellular calcium-sensing receptor-like, producing the protein MELVFTFLHVAITMIRFSTANESACILQGEPIYPQLWKNGDIIVGGIFPFHSSWEIRDLSFVSMPPPLKCMSLDFRAFQYSQALIFAVEEINNSSSLLPGVLMGYKIYDTCSSMARGVKVAMELINGNEKSESSGVCTKPAQVQAIIGDTASSPCMAIAKSIGPFNIPIISHYATCECLSDKKKYPSFLRTIPSDYHQSRALAEMVKHFGWTWVGALRTDDDYGNSGMATFSKIAEQLGVCLEYSLPFFRTYSNEKVLRIVEQIKSSTSRVIVAFLAHWDLEILLHVFFEHNITGYQWVGTEGWISDSAVATLDKNKILQGAIGLAIPKTKVMGLKDFILDINPLKSAGSEIFTKFWEAMFKCKYPTQNESADTKICTGSEKLSDVENTFTDMSLLPIFNNVYKGVYAVAHTLHDLLGCKQTCPTKNQPDPLTFLEHLKRVRFTTSEGEDVYFDVNGDPAAKYEVINWQKSEEHQHKFVTVGLYDSSFAVHSRLNVNMTSITWAQDTNKIPISVCSESCPPGTRKAVQKGKPICCFDCIPCADGEISNMTDSTVCDQCEQDYWSNQHRNECVKKEIEYLSYDEIMGILLTTISAIGALMTVIVAIIFFRYKNTPIVKANNSELSFLLLFALALCFLCSLTFIGQPSDWSCMLRHTAFGITFVLCISCVLGKTIVVLMAFRATLPGSNVMKWFGPPQQRLSVLAFTLIQVLICVLWLTISPPFSFRNLKHFKEKIILECHVGSTIGFWAILGYIGLLALLCFILAFLARKLPDNFNEAKFITFSMLIFCAVWITFIPAYVSSPGKFTVAVEIFAILASSFALLFCIFLPKCYIILLKPEKNSKKHMMGKNAKS; encoded by the exons ATGGAGCTGGTCTTTACATTCCTACATGTGGCTATAACCATGATTCGTTTTTCCACAGCTAACGAGAGTGCATGTATCCTACAAGGAGAGCCTATATACCCACAGTTATGGAAAAATGGTGATATTATTGTTGGAGGGATTTTCCCCTTTCATAGCAGTTGGGAAATCAGAGACTTATCCTTTGTGTCCATGCCACCTCCACTAAAATGCATGAG tCTTGATTTCAGAGCCTTTCAGTATTCACAAGCTTTGATATTTGCAGTAGAAGAGATCAACAACAGTTCTTCATTACTGCCTGGAGTTTTAATGGGTTACAAGATATATGACACATGTAGTTCCATGGCAAGGGGGGTAAAAGTGGCAATGGAACTTATTAATGGAAATGAGAAATCAGAATCAAGTGGAGTTTGTACAAAACCAGCTCAGGTACAAGCCATAATAGGGGACACAGCGTCCTCACCGTGCATGGCCATTGCAAAAAGTATTGGCCCTTTTAACATCCCTATT ATCAGCCACTATGCCACTTGTGAGTGTctcagtgacaaaaaaaaatatccttcATTTCTGCGCACTATCCCAAGTGATTATCACCAGAGCAGAGCACTAGCTGAAATGGTTAAGCACTTTGGCTGGACCTGGGTGGGAGCATTAAGAACTGATGATGATTATGGGAACAGTGGGATGGCCACTTTCTCTAAAATTGCAGAGCAACTTGGAGTCTGCTTAGAATATTCCCTTCCGTTTTTTAGAACTTACTCAAATGAAAAGGTGCTGCGAATCGTTGAGCAAATCAAAAGTTCCACTTCTCGAGTGATAGTGGCATTTCTTGCTCATTGGGACTTGGAGATCTTGCTCCATGTGTTTTTTGAGCACAATATCACTGGTTACCAGTGGGTGGGCACTGAGGGATGGATCTCGGATTCTGCTGTAGCCACTTTGGATAAGAACAAAATTCTGCAAGGAGCAATAGGGTTAGCTATTCCTAAAACAAAGGTGATGGGTCTGAAGGATTTCATTCTTGATATAAATCCACTGAAGTCTGCAGGAAGTGAAATTTTTACAAAATTCTGGGAGGCTATGTTCAAGTGTAAATACCCTACTCAGAATGAGTCAGCTGATACAAAGATTTGCACAGGCAGTGAGAAACTGTCTGATGTAGAAAACACATTCACAGACATGTCATTGCTGCCTATTTTCAATAATGTATATAAAGGGGTCTATGCTGTGGCCCATACCCTACATGACCTTCTTGGCTGCAAGCAAACATGTCCTACAAAGAATCAGCCTGATCCTCTTACA TTTTTAGAGCACCTCAAAAGAGTACGTTTTACGACTAGTGAGGGagaagatgtttattttgatgtaaatggtgatcCTGCTGCAAAATACGAAGTAATTAACTGGCAGAAAAGTGAGGAACACCAGCACAAATTTGTCACCGTTGGACTCTATGACTCATCTTTTGCTGTTCACAGtcgattaaatgtaaatatgaccTCAATTACCTGGGCACAGGATACCAACAAG ATACCAATATCCGTGTGTAGTGAAAGTTGTCCTCCCGGCACAAGGAAAGCCGTCCAGAAAGGAAAGCCTATCTGCTGTTTTGACTGTATACCATGTGCTGATGGAGAGATTAGTAATATGACAG ATTCTACTGTATGCGATCAGTGTGAACAAGATTACTGGTCAAATCAACACAGGAATGAATGCGTCAAAAAAGAAATCGAATATCTGTCATATGATGAAATCATGGGTATTTTGCTAACAACTATTTCTGCGATTGGCGCATTAATGACTGTAATAGTAGCGATCATATTCTTTAGATATAAAAATACCCCAATAGTTAAAGCCAACAACTCTGAACTGAGCTTCCTGCTGCTATTTGCACTGGCTCTGTGCTTCCTTTGTTCACTTACATTCATCGGTCAGCCTTCTGATTGGTCCTGTATGCTGCGTCACACGGCGTTTGGTATCACATTTGTCCTCTGCATCTCCTGTGTTCTGGGGAAAACTATAGTGGTCTTAATGGCCTTCAGAGCTACACTTCCAGGTAGTAATGTCATGAAATGGTTTGGGCCTCCACAACAGAGACTCAGTGTACTTGCATTCACTCTCATACAGGTCCTTATTTGTGTGCTTTGGTTGACAATATCACCTCCTTTTTCTTTCAGAAATCTAAAGCACTTTAAGGAAAAGATTATTCTAGAATGTCATGTGGGCTCAACTATAGGTTTCTGGGCCATATTGGGTTATATAGGACTTTTGgctcttttatgttttatattagcCTTTTTAGCCCGGAAGTTGCCTGATAATTTTAATGAAGCCAAATTCATCACATTCAGCATGCTCATATTTTGTGCAGTTTGGATCACCTTTATTCCAGCTTATGTCAGCTCTCCTGGAAAATTCACTGTAGCTGTGGAGATCTTTGCCATTTTGGCTTCAAGCTTTGCTTTActtttttgcatatttcttCCAAAATGTTATATCATTTTACTAAAACCTGAGAAGAATTCCAAAAAGCATATGATGGGGAAAAATGCAAAATCTtag